A region of Acinetobacter sp. WCHA45 DNA encodes the following proteins:
- the repM gene encoding replication initiation protein RepM — protein MRELVVKDNALINASYNLDLVEQRLILLAIVEARESGKGINANDPLTVHAESYINQFGVHRNTAYQALKDACNDLFARQFSYQKINERGNIENYRSRWVSEIGYVDNEAVVKLIFAPAIVPLITRLEEHFTKYELQQVSNLSSAYAVRLYELLIAWRSTGSTPIIELSDFRQRIGVLDTEYKRMERFKTSVLELAIKQINEHTDITVKYEQHKRGRSISGFSFNFKQKKKDSTSIERDPNTLKLSSKMTDAQRHMFANKLSELPEMGRYSQGTESYPQFAVRIAEMLQDPEKIKELSPYLKKVGYMPSNKKDTVNG, from the coding sequence ATGAGAGAATTAGTTGTAAAAGACAATGCTTTAATTAATGCAAGTTATAACTTAGATTTAGTAGAACAACGTTTAATTTTATTAGCTATTGTTGAGGCAAGAGAAAGTGGGAAAGGGATTAATGCTAATGATCCCTTAACTGTCCATGCAGAAAGCTATATCAATCAATTTGGCGTACATCGCAATACCGCTTATCAGGCATTAAAAGATGCCTGTAATGATTTGTTTGCAAGACAATTCAGCTATCAAAAAATAAATGAAAGAGGGAATATTGAGAACTATAGATCCCGTTGGGTTAGTGAAATTGGATATGTAGATAATGAAGCAGTGGTTAAGCTTATTTTTGCCCCTGCCATAGTTCCATTAATTACCCGCTTAGAAGAGCATTTTACTAAATATGAATTGCAGCAAGTTAGTAATCTCAGTAGTGCTTATGCTGTTCGTTTATATGAGTTATTAATTGCTTGGAGAAGTACGGGCTCTACTCCAATTATAGAGCTAAGTGATTTCCGTCAAAGAATTGGCGTACTCGATACTGAGTACAAGCGTATGGAACGCTTTAAAACTAGTGTACTTGAGCTCGCTATTAAACAAATTAACGAACATACAGATATCACAGTGAAGTATGAACAACACAAAAGAGGTCGATCAATTTCAGGATTTTCTTTTAACTTTAAACAGAAAAAGAAGGACAGCACATCAATAGAAAGAGATCCGAATACTTTGAAACTTTCTTCAAAGATGACCGATGCTCAACGGCATATGTTTGCAAATAAACTTTCAGAACTCCCTGAAATGGGTCGCTATTCACAAGGAACAGAAAGCTATCCTCAATTTGCTGTTCGTATTGCTGAGATGCTACAAGACCCTGAAAAAATCAAAGAACTATCCCCATATCTAAAAAAAGTGGGATACATGCCATCAAATAAAAAGGACACCGTAAATGGCTAA